A window from Anaerolineae bacterium encodes these proteins:
- a CDS encoding type II restriction endonuclease, translating into MNIKGTFKRLSLTRFLEEIDYNNFFWIAKRMSGNDTGLTGGHQAGLYLPRIFFETVIPEICTVEKYNPDTFIKECYFPAQELCVKNLRAIYYNSKFFPEKGLKKKYDEFRLTRWGGGSSPVQDVENTGSICVFALNRFNGTLQAVAWVASSLEEENIIESWLGQEVEPGRFCMKQYVPVVEEKKRLELPPEWFKVFPSGRELFSLVLELIPYSSWKKSVDELLLKRRELEFQIFEQIEQSEVLPHIQNGFSTVDEFIKLAHSVSNRRKSRTGTSLELNLESIFADMEILFETQVITENRKKPDFLFPSGKAYHAPEFPDLKLHMLASKTCCKDRWRQILNEADRISPKHLFTLQQGVSGHQLQEMKDNNVALVIPKPHLFSFSKEWRESLLTLESFVDFIKIQQTGIENLV; encoded by the coding sequence ATGAATATCAAAGGAACATTTAAAAGATTGTCACTCACAAGATTTCTTGAAGAAATTGATTATAATAATTTTTTCTGGATTGCAAAACGAATGTCTGGAAATGATACCGGATTGACTGGTGGACATCAGGCAGGCCTTTATCTTCCTCGTATTTTTTTTGAAACAGTAATTCCTGAAATATGTACTGTTGAAAAATACAACCCGGATACATTCATTAAAGAATGTTATTTCCCTGCCCAAGAACTCTGTGTAAAAAATCTTAGAGCAATTTATTACAATTCAAAGTTTTTCCCAGAAAAAGGCCTCAAAAAGAAGTATGATGAATTTCGTCTTACACGCTGGGGCGGCGGTTCTTCTCCTGTTCAGGATGTAGAAAATACTGGAAGTATATGTGTTTTTGCTCTTAATCGCTTCAACGGAACACTGCAGGCTGTGGCATGGGTAGCTTCTTCTCTTGAAGAAGAAAATATTATTGAAAGCTGGCTCGGGCAAGAAGTTGAACCGGGGCGTTTCTGTATGAAGCAGTATGTTCCTGTTGTTGAAGAGAAAAAAAGGCTTGAACTTCCGCCGGAATGGTTCAAAGTGTTTCCATCCGGGCGTGAACTTTTTAGTCTTGTATTGGAATTGATTCCATACAGTTCATGGAAAAAATCAGTTGACGAGCTTCTGCTGAAAAGACGTGAACTCGAATTTCAGATTTTTGAACAAATTGAACAGTCAGAAGTTCTGCCACATATTCAAAATGGATTCTCAACTGTTGATGAATTTATCAAGCTTGCTCATTCTGTTTCAAACCGGCGTAAGTCAAGAACTGGAACTTCACTGGAACTGAATCTTGAATCTATTTTTGCTGACATGGAAATTTTATTTGAAACTCAGGTTATAACTGAAAATCGCAAAAAACCAGATTTTCTTTTCCCGTCGGGTAAAGCATATCATGCTCCAGAATTCCCAGACTTGAAATTGCATATGCTGGCATCCAAAACTTGCTGCAAAGACAGATGGCGACAGATTTTGAATGAAGCAGACCGGATATCACCAAAACATCTGTTTACTCTTCAGCAAGGGGTTTCTGGTCATCAACTCCAGGAAATGAAAGATAATAATGTTGCGCTTGTCATTCCAAAGCCTCACCTGTTTTCATTTTCAAAGGAATGGCGTGAGTCTTTATTAACCCTTGAAAGTTTTGTTGATTTCATAAAAATTCAACAGACTGGTATTGAGAATCTGGTGTAA
- a CDS encoding abortive infection family protein — MKNNIVQEIEDFQEKCIGLATGKNVDYKEYEASRMNLISEQSITSYIPSWVYDCRYGSQFWSLMKKTSSTYQGRREFIWDGLVPLLDHVKKGGSEPIGVSVNRILSTCNSNTVSEAWRRIHERRNSDPEGAITAARSLVESTCKFILDQMGESYTNREDLPKLYKIVASKMSLSPAQHNEHIFKQILSGCSSVISGFASLRNAYGDAHGKGKKAVSPEPRHADLAINLAGSISSFLISTYEERIKVQSGKDNIFSGLHR; from the coding sequence TTGAAAAATAACATAGTTCAAGAAATAGAAGATTTCCAAGAAAAGTGCATCGGTCTTGCGACAGGCAAAAATGTTGACTACAAAGAATATGAAGCCTCTAGAATGAATTTGATCTCCGAGCAATCTATAACCTCTTACATTCCCAGTTGGGTATATGATTGCCGCTATGGAAGTCAGTTTTGGAGTCTTATGAAAAAAACCTCTTCCACTTATCAAGGCAGAAGGGAATTTATTTGGGATGGTTTGGTACCGCTCTTGGATCATGTAAAAAAGGGCGGATCGGAACCAATTGGAGTTTCTGTAAACAGAATTCTCTCAACTTGTAACTCAAATACTGTATCTGAAGCTTGGCGAAGGATTCACGAAAGAAGAAACTCGGACCCTGAAGGTGCCATTACTGCAGCAAGGTCTTTGGTTGAAAGTACATGCAAATTCATTTTAGACCAGATGGGCGAATCCTACACTAATCGTGAAGATTTACCAAAGCTATATAAAATTGTTGCGTCAAAGATGAGTCTAAGCCCAGCACAACATAACGAGCATATCTTCAAACAGATATTGTCTGGATGCAGTTCAGTAATTTCTGGTTTTGCATCATTACGAAATGCATATGGTGATGCGCACGGAAAAGGTAAAAAAGCTGTTTCTCCTGAACCAAGGCACGCCGATTTGGCAATCAATCTTGCAGGCTCAATTTCAAGCTTTCTAATTTCTACATACGAAGAAAGAATAAAAGTCCAATCGGGTAAGGATAATATCTTTTCAGGTCTACATAGGTGA
- a CDS encoding very short patch repair endonuclease: MDTLTLEKRSWNMGRIRSKDTKPEKAVRSLLHKSGYRFRIHRKDLPGKPDIVLPKFKTVIFVHGCFWHRHDGCEYAYTPKSRQEFWKAKFKGNIKRDQKNRDELERLGWKVIVIWECEIKNLTLVQNKFESCLYQGI, translated from the coding sequence ATGGACACATTGACACTGGAAAAGCGCAGTTGGAATATGGGCAGGATTCGTTCAAAAGATACAAAACCTGAAAAAGCTGTTCGTTCTCTGCTTCACAAGTCAGGCTATCGGTTTAGAATTCACAGAAAAGACTTACCAGGGAAACCTGATATTGTTCTGCCTAAATTCAAAACTGTTATTTTTGTTCATGGATGTTTCTGGCATCGCCATGACGGTTGCGAGTATGCTTATACTCCAAAATCACGCCAAGAGTTTTGGAAAGCAAAATTCAAGGGTAATATCAAACGTGACCAAAAAAACAGGGATGAACTTGAAAGGCTTGGCTGGAAGGTGATAGTAATCTGGGAATGTGAAATAAAAAATCTGACTCTTGTACAAAATAAATTCGAATCCTGTTTATATCAGGGGATATAG
- the dcm gene encoding DNA (cytosine-5-)-methyltransferase, giving the protein MKIHDFHEQLAGHLKNQPWFKVHELEELDAAVSHWIQFPALKFPYFTNSMRNESYAFVNKNIHHGISNKLSVCEDVKPYQAQLNFLFNGLPYPPPERWDFTFIDLFAGIGGFRLAFQNAGGKCVFSSEWDKYAKKTYEANFGEHPYGDIRKIIKSEIPDHDVLCAGFPCQPFSLAGVSKKNSLGKKHGFEDETQGTLFFEIKEILRIKRPKAFMLENVKNLLSHDKGKTFETIRHSLENQLGYVIDWEIVDGANWVPQHRERIFIVGYDPKQIPVSKQGILIPGKPSNDYPYPELKTIISKKVEGYTIGPGTWDTLKRHKAHHAKKGNGFGYSLHGMPIKKNTVTRTISARYHKDGAEVLIEQQGDRPRRLTVEETMQLQGYDPEKFIFPVSRTQTYRQLGNSVVVPAVSDCAVQMAETIRKHS; this is encoded by the coding sequence ATGAAAATACATGATTTTCACGAGCAATTAGCAGGGCATTTGAAAAATCAACCGTGGTTTAAAGTACACGAACTTGAAGAATTGGACGCTGCCGTTAGCCACTGGATTCAGTTTCCTGCATTAAAATTCCCCTATTTTACAAATTCAATGCGCAATGAAAGCTATGCATTTGTCAATAAAAATATTCATCATGGTATTTCTAATAAACTAAGCGTTTGTGAAGACGTTAAACCTTATCAGGCTCAATTGAATTTTCTTTTTAATGGCTTGCCTTACCCTCCTCCTGAAAGATGGGACTTTACTTTTATTGACCTGTTTGCAGGTATCGGTGGTTTCAGGCTGGCTTTTCAGAATGCCGGAGGAAAGTGTGTCTTTTCCAGTGAATGGGATAAATACGCTAAAAAAACATATGAAGCAAATTTTGGGGAGCACCCTTATGGCGATATCCGAAAAATAATCAAAAGTGAAATTCCGGATCACGATGTCCTTTGTGCAGGCTTTCCCTGTCAGCCTTTTTCACTTGCGGGAGTTTCTAAAAAAAATTCTCTTGGAAAAAAACATGGTTTTGAAGATGAAACTCAGGGGACACTCTTCTTTGAAATTAAAGAAATACTGAGAATAAAACGGCCAAAGGCGTTCATGCTGGAAAATGTGAAAAATCTTCTTTCACATGATAAAGGAAAAACTTTTGAAACTATCAGGCATTCACTTGAAAACCAACTTGGATATGTAATCGATTGGGAAATTGTAGATGGTGCCAACTGGGTTCCGCAGCACAGAGAAAGAATATTCATTGTTGGCTATGATCCAAAGCAGATTCCAGTTAGCAAACAGGGTATACTGATACCTGGTAAACCTTCAAATGATTATCCGTATCCCGAATTAAAAACAATCATTTCCAAGAAAGTTGAAGGCTATACAATCGGTCCGGGCACTTGGGATACCCTGAAACGACATAAAGCACATCACGCAAAGAAGGGAAATGGATTTGGTTATAGTTTACATGGCATGCCAATCAAAAAAAATACAGTTACACGAACGATCTCAGCTCGTTATCATAAAGATGGCGCTGAAGTACTCATTGAACAACAGGGAGACCGTCCAAGACGCTTGACAGTTGAAGAAACAATGCAACTTCAGGGATATGATCCTGAAAAATTTATTTTTCCTGTTTCCAGAACACAGACATACAGACAACTGGGTAACAGTGTAGTTGTCCCAGCGGTTTCTGACTGTGCTGTTCAGATGGCTGAAACTATCAGGAAACACTCATGA